Proteins encoded within one genomic window of Acidobacteriota bacterium:
- a CDS encoding integrase arm-type DNA-binding domain-containing protein: MGDVISAPLLPRKTKPKGRHPHKALSAAFVRSAPPGKHCDGNGLYLFVKPNGARSWIQRLVIRGRRRDFGLGGVALVSLAEAREKARANRKLAREGGDPLTERRRTHNMPTFAEAAERVVEQKRSGWRNQRQAHDWMASFRRYAFPHIGRMPVSEVTSGDVLEILVPIWHVKSRTARTVRQRIRTVLEWAVVMEYRTDNPCDRVVSVLGAQDDVVRHMPALPHREVGAALRKVRASNAMPVSLLAFEFLVLTAARWGEVRWAEWLEIDPAQGMWTVPGIRMKTKRAHRVPLCRRANEILEKARTLDHGATRLIFARRGGKPLGSGRLRKLLRRNGIAAVPHGFRSSFRDWAAEETDHPREVVEAALAHVVKNKVEAAYRRTDLFERRRRLMEDWASYLAGESPERVAGRLR; encoded by the coding sequence ATGGGTGATGTAATCAGTGCTCCCCTTTTGCCCCGGAAGACCAAGCCGAAGGGCCGCCACCCCCACAAGGCGCTCTCCGCCGCTTTCGTGCGCTCCGCCCCACCGGGCAAACACTGCGACGGCAACGGACTCTACCTCTTCGTCAAGCCTAACGGAGCACGAAGCTGGATCCAACGCCTCGTCATCCGCGGCCGCCGCCGCGACTTCGGACTCGGCGGTGTGGCACTGGTGTCCCTGGCCGAGGCCCGCGAGAAGGCGCGGGCCAACCGCAAGCTGGCCCGCGAAGGTGGGGATCCCCTGACCGAGAGACGCCGCACGCACAACATGCCCACCTTCGCCGAAGCCGCCGAGCGGGTGGTGGAGCAGAAGCGGTCCGGCTGGCGCAATCAAAGGCAGGCCCACGACTGGATGGCGAGCTTTCGACGCTACGCCTTTCCTCACATCGGCCGGATGCCGGTCTCGGAGGTGACCAGCGGCGACGTCCTGGAGATCCTCGTGCCCATCTGGCACGTGAAGTCGCGCACGGCCCGGACCGTGCGACAGCGCATCCGCACGGTCCTGGAGTGGGCCGTGGTGATGGAATACCGGACCGACAACCCCTGCGACCGGGTCGTGTCGGTGCTCGGAGCACAGGACGACGTGGTGCGGCACATGCCGGCCTTGCCGCATCGCGAGGTGGGGGCGGCCCTCCGGAAGGTGCGGGCCTCCAACGCGATGCCCGTGTCCCTGCTGGCCTTCGAGTTCCTGGTGCTCACGGCGGCGAGGTGGGGCGAGGTGCGGTGGGCCGAGTGGCTGGAGATCGATCCGGCGCAAGGGATGTGGACGGTTCCCGGAATCCGCATGAAGACCAAACGGGCGCACCGGGTGCCTTTGTGCCGCCGGGCGAATGAGATCCTGGAGAAGGCACGCACGCTGGATCATGGAGCCACCCGGTTGATCTTCGCCCGAAGGGGCGGAAAGCCGCTCGGCTCCGGCCGGTTGCGCAAGCTGCTGCGCCGGAACGGGATCGCCGCCGTGCCGCACGGGTTCCGGTCGAGTTTCCGGGACTGGGCGGCCGAGGAGACGGATCATCCTCGCGAGGTGGTCGAGGCGGCGCTGGCGCATGTGGTGAAGAACAAGGTCGAGGCGGCGTACCGGCGCACGGACCTGTTCGAGCGTCGGCGTCGGCTCATGGAGGACTGGGCGAGCTATCTGGCTGGCGAGAGTCCGGAACGGGTGGCCGGCCGGCTCCGTTGA
- a CDS encoding DUF1501 domain-containing protein codes for MESPENRLPASRRDFLTTSASGLGTAALASLLAREGLLQAKPDAGIANPLFPRQPHFAPKAKSCIFLFMAGAPSQLDLFDPKPKLNELDGQSMPESLLEKVRFAFIRKETAVLKGSGAKFRKRGECGMEISDLLPHIAGCADDIALVRSLHTDTFNHHPGQLMMNTGVPTFGRPSMGSWINYGLGSESENLPGYVVLTAGRGTSGGASNWTSGFLPTNYQGVLFRNQGDPVLNLTNPAGLPHECQRLGLDRLRQLNEERFRQTRDPEILSRIASYELAFRMQSSAPELIDLSGESEKTLEMYGVNRTEGKWKDKPSRGYRPGVFSTYARNCLLARRLVERGVRFVSIYHASWDHHSNLDSGLGFNCMMCDQPVAALLKDLKQRGLLDETLVIWGGEFGRTPLGENRVGREPNTGRDHHPFAFSMFMAGGGIQGGQVLGRTDDIGWNPVEDPIHINDLHATILHLFGLDHVRLTHRFQGRDFRLTDVGGEVVAKLLA; via the coding sequence ATGGAATCTCCGGAAAACAGATTGCCGGCTTCCCGCCGAGACTTCCTCACCACTTCGGCCAGCGGCCTCGGGACCGCGGCCCTGGCCTCCCTGCTGGCGCGGGAGGGGCTGCTCCAGGCGAAGCCCGACGCGGGCATCGCCAATCCTCTTTTCCCCAGGCAGCCCCATTTCGCACCCAAGGCCAAGTCCTGCATCTTCCTCTTCATGGCGGGCGCGCCCAGCCAGTTGGACCTCTTCGATCCCAAGCCCAAGCTCAACGAGTTGGACGGCCAGTCCATGCCCGAATCGTTGCTGGAGAAGGTGAGATTCGCCTTCATCCGCAAGGAGACGGCGGTGCTGAAGGGTTCCGGAGCCAAGTTTCGAAAACGCGGCGAGTGCGGCATGGAGATCTCCGACCTGCTGCCCCACATCGCCGGTTGCGCCGACGACATCGCCCTCGTCCGGTCGCTGCATACCGACACCTTCAACCACCATCCGGGACAGCTCATGATGAACACGGGCGTGCCCACCTTCGGACGGCCCTCCATGGGCTCCTGGATCAACTACGGCCTCGGGAGCGAGTCGGAGAACCTGCCCGGATACGTGGTGCTCACGGCCGGCCGGGGAACCAGCGGCGGCGCCTCCAACTGGACCAGCGGATTCCTGCCCACCAACTACCAGGGGGTGCTGTTTCGAAACCAGGGCGACCCGGTCCTGAACCTGACCAATCCCGCGGGACTCCCCCACGAGTGCCAGCGCCTGGGACTGGACCGGCTCCGGCAGCTCAACGAGGAGCGTTTCCGGCAGACCCGGGACCCCGAGATCCTCTCCCGGATCGCCTCCTACGAGTTGGCCTTCCGCATGCAGTCGTCGGCTCCCGAACTGATCGACCTCAGCGGGGAGAGCGAGAAGACGCTTGAGATGTACGGCGTGAACCGGACCGAGGGGAAGTGGAAGGACAAGCCCAGCCGGGGCTACCGTCCGGGAGTCTTCTCGACCTACGCCCGGAACTGCCTGCTGGCCCGGCGCCTGGTGGAGCGGGGCGTCCGCTTCGTCAGCATCTATCACGCTTCCTGGGACCACCACAGCAACCTGGACAGCGGACTGGGTTTCAACTGCATGATGTGCGATCAGCCGGTGGCGGCCCTGCTGAAGGATCTCAAGCAGCGGGGGCTGCTGGACGAGACCCTGGTGATCTGGGGAGGCGAGTTCGGCCGGACTCCCCTGGGCGAGAACCGCGTGGGCCGGGAGCCGAACACGGGCCGGGACCACCACCCCTTCGCCTTCTCCATGTTCATGGCAGGCGGCGGCATCCAGGGAGGGCAGGTGCTGGGCCGGACCGACGACATCGGCTGGAACCCGGTCGAGGATCCGATTCACATCAACGACCTCCACGCCACCATCCTGCATCTCTTCGGTTTGGATCACGTCCGCCTCACTCATCGCTTCCAGGGCCGGGATTTCCGGCTGACCGACGTGGGGGGCGAGGTGGTCGCGAAGCTGCTGGCATGA
- a CDS encoding PSD1 and planctomycete cytochrome C domain-containing protein, with translation MRVFWITACRFVVAMAGLAALPTLPAVPGTAGTGAKAAEMAPAADRTVDFQTDVLPIFEASCFKCHGPAMAMGGLRLHTRPDLLAGGDKGAAVLEGNSAGSRLIRLVAGLDDLKMPLDGEPLSPEQVGVLRAWIDQGAVWGAAVSNRRTPDEAAAQAARVGGHWAFRPVRQDPAPRIADRDWIRNDIDAFVLRRLRSEGLEPSPEAGRSTLIRRLYLDLLGVPPTPAQQDRFLDDRRPYAYERLVNRVLSSPHFGERWARHWLDLARYADSDGFEKDKVRPHAWRYREWVIDAYNRDLPYDQFVVEQLAGDLLPDATVEQKTATGFHRNTLTNTEGGVDPEEYRVEQVVDRTDTTGLVFMGLTVGCARCHSHKYDPISHREYYQLFSFFNTGVEKNIPAPLPREQVAYRLATRQWEREHEKLLAALAEQRSVLKEKLEGSRDVALWEKGLDHTPVEWIPLDLSGYVAAGGAEFSEDGAGALLVTGNNPRKDRYTLVANIEVRGINAVRLDFPTHESLPSGGPGRSPEGAFVLSEFKIGDARLSDPVKPTAIPVERVFAGTSRKGFEIEKAVDGDPKTGWGVKGPLGPNRDQQAVFVTSQSLGRYGGSSLTLTLEQLHGGSHNIGSLRAYVTQAPRKDLKQVFPMPVERALAVPAGERSPEQQSAVLDYYVDLNPEVRHRLAALEGHRRARPRPPGTMAQTLVENPDPPRTHIHLRGDFLSPGAEVRPNTLSVLPPFEPRGENPDRLDLAFWLTDPAHPLTARVEVNRLWEHLFGRGLVATSEDFGTRGEKPSHPRLLDWLSKEFVAGGWSRKDLIRLITTSATYRQSSHVRPKLMEKDPKNLLLARQNRFRVESEATRDLYLAVAGLLEPRVGGKSVYPPLPAGVADLGYGGTEWPVSTGTDQYRRGLYIFFQRTVPYPMLMTFDSPDSNTSCVRRIRSNTPLQALTLLNGPLFVESARSLGRRILAEAPSGDADRIGFAFRLALARDPSPREAGIVRELLAEHRSAFEQDPEAAAEFAGSEAGTPATETAAWIAAGRMILNLDEFLTRE, from the coding sequence TTGAGAGTATTCTGGATTACGGCCTGCCGTTTCGTCGTCGCCATGGCGGGGTTGGCCGCGCTGCCGACCTTGCCCGCGGTGCCGGGGACCGCGGGGACGGGGGCCAAGGCGGCGGAGATGGCGCCTGCCGCGGACCGCACGGTCGACTTTCAGACCGACGTCCTTCCCATATTCGAGGCCAGTTGCTTCAAGTGCCACGGACCCGCCATGGCCATGGGCGGACTCCGGCTGCACACCCGTCCGGACCTGCTGGCAGGCGGGGACAAGGGCGCGGCGGTGCTGGAGGGGAACAGCGCCGGCAGCCGTCTGATCCGGCTGGTGGCGGGTCTGGACGACTTGAAGATGCCTCTGGACGGGGAGCCCCTCAGCCCGGAGCAGGTCGGAGTCCTGAGGGCCTGGATCGATCAAGGGGCGGTCTGGGGAGCGGCGGTTTCCAACCGCCGAACTCCGGACGAAGCAGCAGCCCAAGCGGCTCGCGTCGGAGGCCATTGGGCTTTCCGGCCGGTTCGTCAGGACCCGGCGCCACGGATCGCGGACCGTGATTGGATTCGAAACGACATCGACGCCTTCGTGCTGCGCCGGCTGCGCAGCGAGGGGCTGGAGCCCTCTCCCGAAGCCGGCCGGTCCACCTTGATTCGGCGACTCTACCTGGATCTCCTGGGCGTCCCTCCGACGCCGGCTCAACAGGATCGCTTCCTGGACGACCGGCGTCCCTACGCCTACGAGCGGCTGGTCAACCGGGTGTTGTCGTCGCCCCACTTCGGGGAGCGCTGGGCCCGCCACTGGCTGGACCTGGCCCGCTACGCCGACAGCGACGGCTTCGAGAAGGACAAGGTCAGGCCCCACGCCTGGCGCTACCGCGAGTGGGTCATCGACGCCTACAACCGCGACCTTCCCTACGACCAGTTCGTGGTGGAGCAGTTGGCAGGCGACCTGCTGCCGGACGCCACCGTGGAGCAGAAGACGGCCACCGGCTTTCACCGCAACACGTTGACCAACACCGAGGGGGGCGTGGACCCGGAGGAGTACCGGGTGGAGCAGGTGGTGGACCGGACCGACACCACGGGCCTGGTCTTCATGGGCCTCACCGTGGGCTGCGCCCGGTGCCACTCCCACAAGTACGACCCGATTTCGCACCGCGAGTACTACCAACTCTTCTCCTTCTTCAACACCGGAGTCGAAAAGAACATCCCCGCCCCGCTCCCCCGGGAACAGGTGGCCTACCGGTTGGCGACCCGGCAGTGGGAGCGGGAGCATGAGAAGCTGCTGGCCGCCCTGGCGGAGCAGCGTTCGGTGCTGAAGGAGAAGCTGGAGGGGTCCCGGGACGTGGCCCTCTGGGAGAAGGGTCTGGACCACACTCCCGTGGAGTGGATTCCGCTGGACCTGTCCGGCTACGTCGCCGCCGGGGGCGCCGAGTTCAGCGAAGACGGCGCCGGCGCGCTGCTGGTGACCGGCAACAACCCCAGGAAGGACCGATACACTCTGGTGGCCAACATCGAGGTCCGGGGAATCAATGCCGTCCGGCTCGATTTTCCGACGCACGAGTCCCTGCCCTCGGGCGGTCCCGGACGATCGCCGGAAGGAGCTTTCGTCCTCTCCGAGTTCAAGATCGGCGACGCCCGGCTCTCCGACCCGGTCAAACCCACCGCGATTCCGGTGGAGAGAGTCTTCGCCGGCACCTCCCGGAAGGGGTTCGAGATCGAGAAGGCCGTCGATGGAGACCCCAAGACCGGTTGGGGCGTGAAGGGTCCCCTGGGACCCAACCGGGACCAACAGGCGGTCTTCGTGACCTCTCAGAGCCTGGGACGCTATGGAGGATCGTCACTCACCCTGACCTTGGAGCAGCTCCACGGCGGGAGCCACAACATCGGCTCCCTGAGGGCCTACGTGACGCAGGCGCCGCGGAAGGACCTGAAGCAGGTCTTCCCCATGCCGGTGGAGCGGGCCCTGGCGGTTCCTGCCGGGGAACGGAGTCCGGAGCAGCAATCCGCCGTCCTGGACTACTACGTGGACCTGAACCCCGAAGTCCGGCACCGCCTGGCGGCGTTGGAGGGACACCGCCGGGCCCGGCCCCGTCCTCCGGGCACCATGGCCCAGACACTGGTGGAGAACCCCGACCCGCCCCGGACCCACATTCACCTGCGGGGAGACTTCCTGAGTCCGGGGGCGGAGGTCCGGCCCAACACCCTCTCCGTCCTGCCGCCGTTCGAACCTCGCGGCGAGAATCCGGACCGGCTGGATCTGGCCTTCTGGCTGACCGATCCTGCCCACCCCCTGACCGCCCGGGTCGAGGTCAACCGCCTCTGGGAGCACCTCTTCGGCCGGGGACTGGTGGCCACCAGCGAGGACTTCGGCACCCGGGGCGAGAAACCGTCTCATCCCCGGCTCCTGGATTGGCTGTCCAAGGAGTTCGTGGCCGGCGGGTGGAGCCGCAAGGACCTGATCCGATTGATCACGACGTCGGCCACCTACCGGCAGTCTTCCCACGTCCGTCCCAAACTCATGGAAAAGGACCCCAAGAATCTGCTCCTGGCCCGGCAGAACCGTTTCCGCGTCGAGTCGGAAGCGACGCGGGACCTCTATCTGGCCGTGGCCGGGCTGCTGGAGCCGCGGGTCGGCGGCAAGAGCGTCTACCCGCCGCTGCCGGCGGGAGTGGCCGATCTGGGATACGGCGGGACGGAGTGGCCCGTGAGCACCGGGACCGACCAGTATCGCCGGGGCCTCTACATCTTCTTCCAGCGGACCGTTCCGTACCCCATGCTCATGACCTTCGACAGTCCCGATTCCAACACCTCCTGCGTCCGCCGGATCCGTTCCAACACTCCGCTTCAGGCCCTGACGCTGCTCAACGGACCTCTGTTCGTCGAGAGCGCCCGGTCGCTGGGACGGAGGATTCTGGCCGAGGCCCCCTCCGGGGACGCCGATCGGATCGGATTCGCGTTTCGCCTGGCGCTGGCCCGCGACCCGAGCCCCCGGGAAGCCGGGATCGTTCGCGAGTTGCTGGCCGAGCACCGCAGCGCTTTCGAGCAAGACCCTGAGGCGGCCGCCGAATTCGCCGGGTCCGAAGCCGGGACGCCGGCCACCGAGACGGCCGCCTGGATCGCCGCCGGCCGAATGATCCTGAACCTGGACGAGTTCCTGACCCGGGAGTGA
- a CDS encoding SH3 domain-containing protein: protein MRKLAPLAGSMMALALAWGAACTPVRVPLISTGPLRDLVRIPQDAAIFTESGDRPILEADEDRLEKFEAYWYGPWERTGPGVCTEAMFGWAAESFTGKPVFGPNLLRLSASQVKAVVANARLDEYPSRSGYGIAVRNTSLRALPSSEPFYFDFREAGEGYPFDYNQNSAVWAGTPLLLTHVSGDGRFVGAESPYTCGWIDARDVATVDEEFMAAYRHPRLAALRRDRIPISGDPGGFLFEGRVGMLLPLVDGAGTGVVRLLAPVADESRRAALSQIRLTEDDAAPIPFPFSQNRLAELINQIMGQPYGWGGLGGHRDCSSTVLDIFLPFGLPLPRNSRNQAAAGRVVDISELSPDEKRKRILETAVPFRTLLNIRGHVMLYLGAFRGSPVAFHTIWGLRTAAKDESISGRFLIAKSVITGLSPGIEIRTLSRSRGDLLDRIDSLTLLGEE, encoded by the coding sequence ATGAGAAAGCTCGCGCCGCTGGCCGGATCGATGATGGCGTTGGCCCTGGCATGGGGCGCCGCCTGCACACCGGTCCGGGTTCCCCTGATCTCGACCGGGCCCCTCCGCGACCTGGTCCGGATTCCCCAGGACGCCGCCATCTTTACCGAGAGCGGAGACCGTCCCATCCTGGAAGCCGACGAGGACCGGCTGGAGAAGTTCGAAGCCTACTGGTACGGGCCCTGGGAGCGGACCGGGCCCGGGGTCTGCACGGAGGCCATGTTCGGCTGGGCCGCCGAATCGTTCACCGGGAAGCCGGTCTTCGGCCCCAATCTGCTGCGGCTCTCCGCCTCGCAGGTAAAAGCCGTCGTGGCCAATGCGCGGCTCGACGAGTATCCCAGCCGGTCCGGATATGGGATCGCCGTCCGCAACACCTCCCTGCGCGCTCTGCCTTCGTCCGAACCGTTCTATTTCGACTTCCGCGAGGCGGGAGAAGGATACCCGTTCGACTACAACCAGAATTCGGCCGTCTGGGCGGGGACGCCCCTTCTGCTGACGCACGTTTCCGGGGACGGACGGTTCGTGGGCGCCGAATCGCCCTACACCTGCGGTTGGATCGATGCGCGGGACGTGGCGACCGTCGACGAGGAATTCATGGCGGCCTACCGGCATCCCCGCCTGGCCGCCCTGCGCCGCGACCGGATCCCGATTTCCGGGGACCCCGGCGGGTTCCTCTTCGAGGGCCGGGTCGGGATGCTGCTGCCCCTGGTGGACGGAGCCGGAACGGGCGTCGTCCGCCTGTTGGCTCCCGTGGCCGACGAGAGCCGCCGGGCGGCCCTGTCGCAGATCCGGCTGACGGAGGACGACGCCGCGCCGATTCCATTTCCGTTCTCCCAGAACCGGCTGGCCGAGCTGATCAACCAGATCATGGGCCAGCCCTACGGATGGGGCGGGCTGGGCGGACACCGGGACTGCTCCTCCACGGTCCTGGACATCTTTCTGCCCTTCGGCCTTCCCCTGCCGCGCAATTCCAGGAACCAGGCAGCCGCGGGGAGAGTCGTGGATATCTCGGAACTCTCCCCGGACGAAAAACGAAAGCGAATTCTGGAAACGGCGGTCCCCTTCCGCACGCTGCTGAACATTCGGGGCCACGTCATGCTCTATCTCGGAGCCTTCCGGGGCTCCCCGGTGGCGTTTCACACCATCTGGGGACTGCGGACGGCTGCCAAAGACGAGTCGATCTCGGGGCGGTTCCTGATCGCGAAATCGGTCATCACCGGTCTGTCGCCGGGAATCGAGATCAGGACGTTGTCACGGAGCAGGGGCGATCTGCTGGACCGCATCGACTCGTTGACGCTGCTGGGAGAAGAGTAG
- a CDS encoding PSD1 and planctomycete cytochrome C domain-containing protein has protein sequence MVRNLWLTPLACLILGPAFPASRSDDSDFERDILPIFERTCLQCHSGASPQGELHLDRLESMLAGGKSGPALVPGASDRSLLVSKLVSGAMPPGDVNLSREEIGAIRLWIDGQSAHAAGVAYTEKDVLPIFQMHCVNCHGKAKQEAGLDLRTRAARLRGGESGPAIVPGDPGRSLLYSRIISQEMPPLDEIRPPTTAEVEVLRQWILAGARDDPPGTEAVTDRSLAPEDREFWSFRSPRPPALPRVLHPEQARNPIDLFLLSRLESKGLGFSPEAEPLVLLRRAYLDLTGMPPTSREVLDYLEDREPGAYERLLDRLLDSPAYGERWAQYWLDLAGYSDSEGIVDEDKVRPHAWRYRDYVIRALNGDTPYDRFLTEQLAGDELVDYRNQERVTRELVDVLAATGFLRLTPDGTYNQPNRSLQDKMDIIADELQVLGSSVLGLTIGCARCHDHKYDPLSQREYYSLAAILQTALDPYDWRPPTERVLRVALEADLKEIEAHNAPLQVKLRNLEKELEDKARPYKEKFRKEALAALPPNLQADLRTIAETPKGKGSSLQRFLARKFKEVVEPTYAALGDEFPEFKESASQLQTDIEHIKNSKYGSETNFRDKTKYRTLPGIRALYDMGGDPSPAYRLNRGEARSVAERVYPGVPRVLSGNGLEPYRPLPPPGRDTSGNRLGLARWLTQEGHPLTSRVQVNRIWGHHFGRELVTTPGDFGRTGSQPSHPRLLDWLAAEFEDRGWSMKAMHRLIMTSAAYRQTSRVGPGASQQDPDNLLFSRMPLRRLDAEAIHDSVLRVTGRLDPTLFGIPVHLKEESSGEVVPESTPGGWRRAVYVLKRRRMPVSSLEAFDYPVMIPNCGQRRQSNVPLQALQLVNGELMRGHARYLAGRLMDQSPGDMPGQIEGLYLEVLGRYPTSGESRRIEKSLQRLEREWRSHLERKNDPAPRGPGARWSALSSVALTLLNSAEFMYID, from the coding sequence ATGGTACGCAATCTCTGGCTGACGCCGTTGGCCTGCCTGATCCTCGGACCGGCTTTTCCGGCCTCCCGGTCCGATGACTCCGACTTCGAAAGGGACATTCTCCCCATATTCGAAAGGACCTGCCTGCAGTGCCACAGCGGCGCCTCTCCCCAGGGGGAACTCCATCTGGACAGGCTCGAGTCCATGTTGGCCGGAGGGAAGTCGGGCCCCGCCCTGGTGCCGGGAGCTTCGGACCGGAGCCTGCTGGTCTCCAAGCTGGTCTCGGGCGCCATGCCTCCGGGCGACGTCAACCTGTCCCGGGAAGAGATCGGGGCCATCCGGCTCTGGATCGACGGACAGTCCGCGCACGCCGCCGGCGTGGCGTACACCGAGAAGGACGTGCTGCCCATCTTCCAGATGCACTGCGTCAACTGTCACGGAAAGGCGAAGCAGGAGGCGGGACTGGACCTGCGGACCCGCGCCGCCCGTCTCCGGGGAGGCGAGTCGGGTCCGGCCATCGTCCCCGGCGACCCGGGCCGGAGCCTGCTCTATTCCCGCATTATCTCTCAGGAGATGCCTCCCCTGGACGAGATCCGGCCGCCCACCACGGCCGAGGTGGAAGTTCTGAGGCAGTGGATTCTGGCCGGCGCCCGCGACGACCCACCCGGGACGGAAGCCGTAACGGACCGTTCCCTGGCCCCTGAAGACAGGGAGTTCTGGTCCTTTCGGTCCCCCCGGCCACCGGCGCTGCCCCGGGTCCTCCACCCGGAACAGGCCCGCAATCCCATCGACCTCTTTCTGCTGTCACGGCTGGAGTCCAAGGGTCTGGGCTTCTCTCCCGAGGCCGAGCCCCTGGTCCTGTTGCGCCGGGCCTACCTGGACCTGACCGGGATGCCTCCCACCTCCCGGGAAGTATTGGACTACCTGGAGGACCGGGAGCCGGGAGCCTACGAGCGGCTTCTGGACCGACTGCTGGACTCTCCCGCCTACGGAGAGCGCTGGGCCCAGTATTGGCTGGACCTGGCCGGATACAGCGATTCGGAGGGAATCGTCGACGAGGACAAGGTCCGCCCCCATGCCTGGCGCTATCGCGACTACGTCATCCGGGCGCTGAACGGCGACACTCCCTACGACCGTTTCCTGACGGAGCAACTGGCAGGCGACGAGTTGGTGGACTACAGGAATCAGGAGAGGGTCACCCGGGAACTGGTGGATGTCCTGGCCGCAACCGGGTTCCTGCGGCTGACCCCCGACGGGACGTACAACCAGCCCAACCGGTCGCTCCAGGACAAGATGGACATCATCGCCGACGAGCTTCAGGTCCTGGGCTCGTCGGTCCTGGGCCTGACCATCGGTTGCGCCCGCTGCCACGATCACAAGTACGATCCCCTGAGTCAGCGCGAGTACTACAGCCTGGCCGCCATCCTCCAGACCGCGCTGGACCCCTACGACTGGCGTCCGCCTACGGAGAGGGTCCTGCGCGTCGCGTTGGAGGCGGACCTCAAGGAGATCGAGGCCCACAACGCCCCCCTCCAGGTCAAGCTCCGGAACCTGGAAAAGGAGTTGGAGGACAAGGCCCGGCCCTACAAGGAGAAGTTCCGGAAGGAGGCGCTGGCCGCCCTTCCTCCCAACCTGCAGGCGGACCTCAGAACCATCGCCGAAACGCCGAAAGGGAAGGGGTCCAGCCTGCAGCGTTTTCTGGCCCGGAAGTTCAAGGAGGTCGTGGAACCCACTTACGCCGCCCTCGGCGACGAGTTCCCCGAGTTCAAGGAGTCCGCGAGCCAGTTGCAGACGGACATCGAGCACATCAAGAACTCCAAATACGGTTCGGAGACCAACTTCCGCGACAAGACCAAGTACCGGACCCTGCCCGGCATCCGGGCGCTCTACGACATGGGAGGAGACCCCTCCCCCGCTTATCGCCTGAACCGGGGCGAAGCCCGGTCGGTGGCGGAACGGGTGTACCCCGGCGTGCCCCGCGTCCTGTCCGGCAACGGATTGGAGCCCTACCGGCCGCTGCCGCCGCCTGGCCGGGACACCAGCGGAAATCGCCTGGGCCTGGCCCGCTGGCTGACTCAGGAGGGGCACCCTCTGACGTCGCGGGTCCAGGTCAATCGGATCTGGGGACATCACTTCGGCCGCGAACTGGTCACCACCCCGGGGGACTTCGGCCGGACCGGGTCCCAGCCGTCCCATCCGCGGCTCCTGGATTGGCTGGCGGCCGAGTTCGAGGACCGGGGGTGGAGCATGAAGGCCATGCACCGGCTGATCATGACCTCGGCGGCCTACCGGCAGACGTCCCGGGTCGGTCCCGGAGCGAGCCAACAGGACCCGGACAACCTGCTCTTCTCCCGGATGCCCCTGAGGCGGTTGGACGCCGAAGCCATTCACGATTCGGTGCTGCGGGTGACGGGGCGCCTCGACCCGACTCTCTTCGGAATCCCCGTTCACCTGAAGGAGGAATCCAGCGGCGAGGTGGTGCCCGAATCGACCCCGGGCGGGTGGCGCCGGGCCGTCTACGTGCTCAAGCGGCGGCGCATGCCCGTCTCTTCCCTGGAGGCCTTCGACTATCCGGTGATGATCCCCAACTGCGGCCAGCGCCGGCAGTCCAACGTCCCGTTGCAGGCGCTCCAGCTCGTCAACGGAGAGCTGATGCGCGGCCACGCCCGCTACCTGGCCGGGCGGCTCATGGACCAGTCTCCGGGAGACATGCCGGGGCAGATCGAGGGCCTCTACCTGGAGGTCCTGGGCCGTTATCCCACATCCGGGGAGAGCCGGCGCATCGAAAAGTCGCTGCAGCGCCTCGAGCGGGAGTGGCGCAGCCACCTGGAACGGAAGAACGATCCGGCGCCGCGGGGCCCCGGGGCCCGCTGGTCGGCGCTGAGCTCGGTGGCCCTCACTCTCCTCAATTCGGCGGAGTTTATGTATATTGACTGA